A part of Tardiphaga sp. vice304 genomic DNA contains:
- a CDS encoding exopolysaccharide transport family protein: MLDSMQPNNDSQKFGDAPRSPRDADPWDVRPRAAINTSQPAMLTGMLTPSGLVAFFQRRFKRIVLLSAVLLALGIGVTMMLPVRYAATALVVIDPREQRVTTDQDVLPGIGQDAAALQSVIEIAKSDGFLRPLIEKLKIASDDEIAASETDTSRVLDNFRRRLDISRRGLTYVIAITFTSKDPQKAATYANAVAQAFVDDQAQIRSGATDDAAAWLNSRLKDLNARLRVSEEAVAAFKLEHKIVSAGRDSTTAQLRVSELSQQLAASRLRAEEAKTRYEQAQRDLKGNIEGPARPDLLSSLRAQRLQLNDQIAQKRAVFGDRHPDLMIAMSQLSEVNRQIEAERKRNIDSARSDYETLLSQQKTVEQQFRAVETAMLTDGQDAVKLQELQRDADANRNIYEQFLSRYKATSEQRQLQTSQTKVVSVANPPTRPTRPPLSIILVGLALASVLVATTITAIMDSVRTTQKDAPATAPASDPNMKPATPLLLEARPADAEAVVAGPAVTEPSEVRKLNLEEILTRQSVSPVSPVAPDRKPALSRLPVWHTIPYVAPKQGLKSVWQTPIAGSGEIDLRAACAALYEVVKSREPGRGHVVLIISEEPGVGKTAVARALGQCATERGQRSVVIGIDQPSSQRAGAPREFIDNGHHTLQADAASVLLLLTAGSIDKAASPTTDIRTEFDLIVIDTSSMSESAAIAGLAAQAEFTIIVARDNGTPTAKLGTIRSMLAAAGAGRVGLVVNSTEAPALVKVTDSHVELAS; encoded by the coding sequence ATGTTGGATTCGATGCAGCCGAATAATGATTCCCAGAAGTTCGGCGATGCCCCGCGCAGTCCGCGTGACGCTGACCCGTGGGACGTCCGGCCCCGCGCCGCCATCAACACGTCGCAGCCGGCCATGCTCACGGGCATGCTGACGCCGTCGGGTCTGGTAGCGTTCTTCCAGCGGCGGTTCAAACGCATCGTGCTGCTGTCGGCCGTTCTTCTGGCGCTTGGCATCGGCGTCACCATGATGCTGCCGGTCCGCTACGCCGCCACCGCCCTTGTCGTGATCGATCCCCGGGAACAGCGTGTCACGACAGACCAGGACGTTCTTCCCGGGATCGGGCAGGACGCCGCGGCTTTGCAGAGCGTGATCGAGATTGCCAAATCGGACGGTTTCCTTCGTCCGCTGATCGAAAAATTGAAGATTGCGAGCGACGACGAGATCGCCGCGAGCGAGACCGACACTTCGCGCGTGCTGGATAACTTCCGCCGCCGCCTCGACATCTCGCGGCGCGGCCTCACTTACGTGATCGCCATCACGTTTACGTCGAAGGACCCGCAGAAGGCAGCGACCTATGCCAACGCGGTCGCGCAGGCGTTTGTCGATGACCAGGCGCAGATCCGCTCTGGTGCAACCGACGATGCGGCGGCTTGGCTCAATAGTCGGCTGAAGGACCTCAATGCCCGCTTGCGCGTGTCCGAAGAAGCGGTTGCTGCCTTCAAGCTCGAGCACAAGATCGTCAGCGCCGGTCGAGATTCCACGACGGCGCAGCTGCGCGTTTCCGAATTGAGCCAGCAATTGGCCGCATCCAGGCTTCGCGCCGAAGAGGCCAAAACGCGTTACGAGCAGGCCCAGCGCGACCTTAAGGGCAATATCGAGGGTCCGGCGCGGCCCGACCTGCTGTCAAGCCTGCGCGCACAACGCCTGCAGTTGAATGACCAGATCGCCCAAAAGCGCGCGGTGTTTGGCGATCGCCATCCCGACCTGATGATTGCGATGAGCCAGCTCAGCGAGGTCAATCGCCAGATCGAAGCCGAGCGGAAGCGGAATATCGATAGCGCGAGATCCGATTACGAAACGCTCCTGAGTCAGCAAAAAACAGTCGAGCAGCAGTTTCGCGCAGTGGAGACCGCGATGCTGACGGATGGACAGGACGCCGTAAAGCTGCAGGAATTGCAGCGCGATGCGGATGCCAACCGGAACATCTACGAGCAGTTCTTGTCCCGCTACAAGGCGACGAGCGAACAGCGGCAGTTGCAGACATCGCAGACAAAGGTTGTCTCGGTTGCCAATCCGCCGACGCGCCCGACACGCCCGCCGCTGTCTATAATCCTGGTCGGTCTTGCGCTGGCCTCGGTTCTGGTGGCCACGACCATCACGGCGATCATGGATTCCGTCCGAACGACGCAGAAGGACGCCCCCGCAACAGCGCCCGCCTCCGATCCGAATATGAAGCCCGCCACCCCCCTGCTGCTTGAAGCCAGGCCTGCTGACGCCGAGGCTGTCGTAGCAGGGCCTGCCGTAACCGAACCTTCGGAGGTGCGGAAACTCAACCTGGAAGAAATACTCACCCGGCAGTCTGTCTCGCCTGTCTCGCCTGTCGCGCCGGATCGCAAGCCTGCACTTTCCCGGCTCCCCGTCTGGCACACAATTCCCTACGTGGCGCCCAAGCAAGGCTTGAAGTCCGTCTGGCAAACACCGATCGCCGGCTCTGGCGAAATCGACCTGCGCGCGGCGTGTGCGGCGCTATATGAAGTCGTCAAGAGTCGGGAACCAGGTCGCGGCCATGTCGTGCTCATCATTTCCGAGGAGCCCGGCGTCGGCAAGACTGCCGTCGCTCGCGCTCTCGGGCAGTGCGCGACCGAGCGCGGCCAGCGCAGCGTCGTGATAGGGATCGACCAACCGTCATCGCAGCGGGCTGGCGCCCCGCGGGAATTCATCGACAATGGCCATCATACGCTGCAGGCCGATGCCGCATCGGTTCTGTTGCTGCTGACCGCCGGTAGCATCGACAAGGCGGCCTCGCCGACAACCGACATCCGCACGGAATTCGACCTGATTGTCATCGATACAAGTTCGATGTCGGAATCCGCGGCTATAGCCGGCCTCGCGGCGCAGGCCGAGTTCACTATCATTGTGGCCAGGGACAACGGGACCCCGACCGCGAAGCTAGGCACGATCCGGTCGATGCTGGCTGCCGCCGGTGCCGGGCGCGTTGGTCTGGTGGTGAACTCCACCGAAGCTCCGGCCTTGGTCAAGGTTACAGATTCGCACGTGGAGCTTGCTTCCTGA
- a CDS encoding glycoside hydrolase family 5 protein, with translation MSFVNARLFAALLAALIATPASSQVGASCPPLTHRVPAETIAALAKGFNLAGWTDDPKMISKVSKTLRELRKSGMTHIRLPVPAENVMSIDSSAEDRGAQLAALDRALEDLTTMGFVVSVDVHPGDAFNQMHKKAPAVAMGLLQEAWRALASVIARYPAKMVYAELLNEPDVSAEIWQTQAEQLAKFVRKLLPDTTIIVGPVNWQRPDSLERFRALEDLNVVYAIHFYDPMAFTHQGHWDANDPLSYIRGLPFPIVATEKAVVAIDAQLSAAHRTAALQVLREATIHGAGDIVSTNLEPAIRWQQQNRRPIIINEFGVLKAHAPRDSRLRWLRSVVKHAEQHCWGWAHWELAQGFGLMDDRTGRPDGGVLRALLHRP, from the coding sequence GTGAGCTTCGTCAACGCTCGGCTATTTGCTGCTCTCCTCGCGGCGCTGATCGCGACGCCGGCGTCATCGCAGGTGGGCGCATCATGTCCGCCGCTTACCCATCGAGTACCGGCTGAAACCATTGCTGCGCTGGCCAAGGGCTTCAACCTTGCCGGCTGGACCGACGATCCGAAGATGATCTCGAAGGTATCGAAAACGCTGCGCGAGCTGCGCAAATCCGGAATGACCCACATCCGGCTTCCGGTGCCGGCCGAAAACGTGATGAGCATCGATTCGTCCGCCGAGGATCGAGGCGCGCAACTGGCAGCGCTCGACCGCGCACTCGAGGACCTGACCACGATGGGCTTCGTCGTGTCAGTCGATGTGCATCCCGGTGACGCCTTCAACCAGATGCATAAAAAGGCCCCTGCGGTTGCGATGGGCCTGTTGCAGGAAGCCTGGAGAGCGCTGGCGTCTGTCATTGCGCGATATCCAGCGAAGATGGTGTACGCCGAACTGCTGAACGAGCCAGACGTCAGCGCTGAGATCTGGCAAACGCAGGCCGAACAACTGGCCAAATTTGTCCGCAAACTGCTGCCCGACACGACGATCATCGTGGGTCCCGTCAACTGGCAGCGCCCCGATTCACTGGAACGTTTCCGGGCGCTTGAGGACCTCAATGTCGTCTACGCCATTCACTTCTACGATCCAATGGCCTTTACCCACCAAGGGCATTGGGACGCCAACGATCCGTTGAGCTACATCCGGGGATTGCCCTTTCCGATCGTGGCGACCGAGAAAGCGGTGGTTGCGATTGATGCGCAGCTGAGCGCTGCGCACAGGACCGCAGCGCTACAGGTGTTGCGCGAAGCGACCATCCATGGTGCCGGAGATATCGTGTCGACGAATTTGGAGCCTGCGATCCGCTGGCAACAGCAGAACCGACGACCGATCATCATCAACGAATTCGGCGTTCTTAAAGCGCACGCGCCTCGAGACAGCCGTCTGCGTTGGCTACGGTCGGTCGTCAAACACGCCGAACAGCACTGCTGGGGCTGGGCACACTGGGAACTGGCGCAGGGCTTTGGCCTAATGGACGATCGGACCGGACGACCGGATGGCGGTGTGCTGCGAGCCCTTCTACACCGACCCTAG
- a CDS encoding WecB/TagA/CpsF family glycosyltransferase, whose translation MNETEIVGSSSEAEVPRRQTADRRIMSFEETKGAFAALGIEERRATGDRRRNPFRQWRRIVLGGLPVVVVDRQEAAQVIVEEALKRRNMWRYPAYLTSTNGEVTYRCDVDRTERSLFLQADAISADGMFHVFVSRFKGDALPERVATSDLFYDVAQRAQATGATMFMLGATASANQAAVDAVRTQFPQLRLVGHRHGFFDGPADEIATCDEIARLAPDILWVSMGVPREQEFVVRNRERLCSVGVIKTSGGLFDFLSGNAVRAPLWMQNIGLEWLWRLGREPRRLAWRYIKTNPRALYLLLTNSR comes from the coding sequence TTGAACGAAACGGAAATCGTTGGTTCGTCCTCCGAAGCCGAGGTGCCGCGGCGTCAAACAGCCGATCGCCGCATCATGAGTTTCGAAGAGACCAAGGGGGCCTTCGCCGCCCTTGGCATCGAGGAACGCCGGGCGACCGGCGATCGCCGGCGCAATCCGTTTCGCCAATGGCGGCGCATCGTGCTGGGCGGGTTGCCGGTGGTGGTGGTGGACCGGCAGGAGGCCGCCCAGGTGATCGTCGAGGAGGCCCTGAAACGCCGGAATATGTGGCGCTATCCGGCCTATCTGACCTCGACCAATGGCGAGGTGACCTATCGTTGCGATGTCGATCGCACGGAGCGATCGCTGTTCCTGCAGGCCGATGCGATCTCGGCCGACGGCATGTTTCACGTCTTCGTTTCGCGCTTCAAGGGCGATGCGTTGCCCGAGCGGGTGGCAACGTCGGATCTGTTTTACGACGTGGCGCAGCGCGCGCAGGCCACCGGCGCCACCATGTTCATGCTCGGCGCAACAGCTTCGGCCAACCAGGCCGCGGTCGATGCCGTCCGGACCCAGTTTCCCCAGCTGCGGCTGGTCGGGCACCGGCATGGCTTTTTCGACGGCCCGGCCGACGAGATCGCCACCTGCGATGAAATTGCCAGGCTGGCGCCGGATATTCTGTGGGTCTCGATGGGCGTTCCCCGCGAGCAGGAATTCGTGGTTCGGAACCGCGAACGGCTGTGCTCGGTCGGCGTGATCAAGACGTCGGGCGGCCTGTTCGATTTCCTGTCGGGCAATGCGGTGCGCGCGCCGCTGTGGATGCAGAATATCGGGCTGGAATGGCTTTGGCGTCTTGGCCGCGAGCCGCGCCGGCTGGCGTGGCGCTATATCAAGACCAATCCGCGGGCGCTGTATCTGCTGCTGACGAACTCACGCTGA
- a CDS encoding ATP-binding protein: MTVAIEMGNTTAGTPVTLDLEELLATRLLVQGNSGSGKSHLLRRLLEQSAPWVQQTIIDPEGDFVALADRFGHLVINAEEHTERGLQVAGERARAHRVSTVLNLEGLDAEHQMRRAAAFLGGLFDAPRDHWYPMLVVVDEAQLFAPAVAGEVSDDARKLSLGAMTNLMCRGRKRGLAGVIATQRLAKLAKNVAAEASNFLMGRTFLDIDMARAADLLGMERRQAESFRDLERGQFIALGPALSRRPLGLRIGPTDTQPRNATPRLMPLPESSLDMHAMILAAPPPEPARAPRRPPPSSPDLLGQLMAAKSAAMEVRPDPVAPPESAEELEKKRERVDAILRAVMAEPDAGFRAVGVLYQEFVVRCRIAGLGLAVPDLADFRHMLTRARAGLGSDIAEDDGWQDVSDRAGLLPEDMQGVFMMIARAAKEGLPCPGDATIARAYGSHSLRRARRLLSYIEEQGLIVCQLDGAGRRIVTLVELAWATAPGDPNAEDAAIAGIS, encoded by the coding sequence ATGACCGTTGCGATCGAGATGGGAAATACGACGGCCGGCACGCCCGTTACCCTGGACCTGGAAGAACTGCTGGCGACCCGCCTTCTGGTGCAGGGTAATTCCGGTTCCGGCAAATCCCATCTGCTGCGCCGGCTGCTGGAACAGAGCGCACCCTGGGTGCAGCAGACCATCATCGATCCCGAAGGCGATTTCGTCGCTTTGGCCGACCGCTTCGGCCATCTGGTGATCAATGCCGAGGAACATACCGAGCGCGGGTTGCAGGTCGCCGGCGAGCGCGCCCGCGCGCACCGTGTCTCCACCGTGCTCAATCTGGAGGGCCTCGACGCCGAGCACCAGATGCGGCGCGCTGCCGCCTTTCTCGGCGGGCTGTTCGACGCTCCCCGCGATCACTGGTACCCGATGCTGGTGGTGGTCGACGAGGCGCAATTGTTCGCGCCCGCCGTCGCCGGCGAAGTCTCCGACGACGCCCGAAAACTGTCGCTCGGCGCCATGACCAATCTGATGTGCCGCGGCCGCAAGCGCGGTCTCGCCGGCGTGATCGCCACCCAGCGCCTCGCCAAGCTGGCCAAAAACGTCGCCGCCGAGGCGTCCAACTTCCTGATGGGCCGCACCTTCCTGGACATCGACATGGCGCGTGCCGCCGACCTGCTCGGCATGGAGCGGCGCCAGGCGGAATCGTTTCGCGACCTCGAGCGCGGCCAGTTCATAGCGCTCGGCCCGGCGCTGTCGCGCCGCCCGCTCGGGCTGCGGATCGGCCCGACCGACACCCAGCCGCGCAACGCCACGCCGCGGCTGATGCCGCTGCCGGAATCCTCGCTCGACATGCACGCCATGATCCTGGCCGCGCCGCCGCCGGAGCCGGCTCGCGCGCCGCGCCGGCCGCCGCCGTCATCGCCCGATTTGCTCGGCCAGCTGATGGCCGCGAAATCCGCCGCGATGGAGGTGCGCCCCGATCCCGTCGCGCCGCCGGAAAGCGCCGAGGAACTGGAGAAGAAACGCGAGCGCGTCGATGCCATCCTGCGCGCCGTGATGGCGGAGCCCGATGCCGGCTTCCGCGCCGTCGGCGTGCTGTATCAGGAATTCGTAGTGCGCTGCCGGATCGCCGGCCTCGGCTTGGCCGTGCCGGATCTCGCCGACTTCCGGCACATGCTGACCCGCGCCCGCGCCGGGCTCGGCTCCGACATCGCCGAGGACGACGGCTGGCAAGACGTCTCGGACCGCGCTGGCCTCCTGCCCGAGGATATGCAGGGCGTGTTCATGATGATCGCGCGCGCCGCCAAGGAAGGCCTGCCCTGCCCCGGCGACGCCACAATCGCCCGCGCCTACGGCTCGCACTCGTTGCGAAGGGCGAGGCGACTGCTTAGCTATATCGAGGAGCAGGGCCTGATCGTCTGCCAGCTCGACGGCGCCGGACGTCGCATTGTGACGCTGGTCGAACTGGCCTGGGCCACGGCGCCGGGCGATCCCAACGCCGAGGACGCCGCCATCGCAGGGATTTCGTAA
- the greA gene encoding transcription elongation factor GreA: MSVAFTKEDSAETASETMLPDRPISSHPNLVTEAGLKALEAQLLAAREAYDATQKIEDVNEKRRQAATPLRDTIYFAARVRTAQLIPDPTSTDTVIFGSTVTFSRDDGRVQTYRIVGEDEADPKTGSISYVSPVARLLTGKAVGDVAGLDGQELEIIAIA; this comes from the coding sequence GTGAGTGTCGCTTTTACCAAGGAAGACAGCGCCGAGACCGCATCGGAAACGATGCTGCCGGACCGGCCGATCTCGTCGCATCCCAATCTGGTCACGGAAGCCGGGTTGAAGGCGCTGGAAGCCCAGCTTCTCGCCGCGCGCGAAGCCTATGACGCCACGCAGAAGATCGAGGACGTTAACGAGAAGCGACGCCAGGCCGCCACGCCGCTGCGCGATACGATCTACTTTGCCGCGCGCGTCCGCACGGCGCAGCTGATCCCCGATCCCACCTCGACCGACACCGTCATCTTCGGCAGCACGGTGACGTTCAGCCGCGACGATGGCCGCGTGCAGACCTATCGCATCGTCGGCGAGGATGAGGCCGACCCAAAGACGGGCTCGATTTCCTATGTTTCTCCGGTGGCACGGCTGCTGACGGGCAAGGCGGTCGGCGACGTGGCAGGCCTCGACGGCCAGGAACTCGAAATCATCGCGATCGCCTGA
- a CDS encoding LysR family transcriptional regulator, with product MDLHQLRCFVAAAEELHFGRAAQQLDMMPAALGRHVRMLEDDLGTRLLTRTTRSVALTEDGAAFLLQAQELLAQADRLAASFRARARDRAATIRIGAIDSAAAGLLPALLHDMREQQPEVAVQLVEDKTIRLLPRLLSGGLDLAFVRPPDRADKRLEFLFLFHETAVVAVSNRHPLADRSSLTIADLADEPLIVPERRSRPHSHDLTMKLFAEAGVRANVVQVADEKQTIVNLVAAELGVAIVPRWTSRMAARGVCYVPLAMSAMNRLPLAAAWTRGTRDPVRTKLIEMLRVKLSSYATEA from the coding sequence ATGGACCTGCACCAGTTGCGCTGTTTTGTGGCCGCCGCCGAGGAGCTGCATTTCGGGCGGGCCGCCCAGCAGCTCGACATGATGCCGGCGGCGCTCGGCCGCCATGTGCGGATGCTGGAAGACGATCTCGGCACACGGTTGCTGACGCGGACCACGCGCAGCGTGGCGCTGACCGAGGATGGCGCGGCGTTTCTGCTACAGGCGCAGGAATTGCTCGCGCAGGCCGATCGGCTGGCGGCGAGTTTTCGTGCCCGGGCGCGGGATCGCGCAGCCACGATCCGCATCGGCGCGATCGATAGCGCTGCGGCCGGGCTGCTGCCGGCGCTGCTGCACGACATGCGCGAGCAGCAGCCGGAGGTCGCGGTGCAACTGGTGGAAGACAAGACCATCCGTCTGCTGCCGCGGCTGCTGTCCGGCGGGCTGGATCTTGCTTTCGTGCGGCCACCGGACCGCGCCGACAAACGGTTGGAATTCCTGTTCCTGTTCCACGAGACCGCGGTGGTCGCGGTGTCCAACCGGCACCCCCTCGCGGATCGCTCGAGCCTGACGATAGCCGATCTGGCCGACGAGCCTCTGATCGTGCCGGAGCGGCGGTCGCGGCCGCACAGCCATGACCTGACGATGAAGCTGTTTGCGGAGGCAGGCGTCCGCGCGAATGTGGTGCAGGTGGCCGACGAGAAGCAGACCATCGTCAATCTGGTCGCCGCCGAACTCGGCGTCGCGATCGTGCCGCGCTGGACGTCGCGGATGGCGGCGCGTGGCGTCTGCTACGTGCCGCTGGCGATGTCAGCGATGAACAGGCTGCCGCTCGCCGCAGCGTGGACGCGCGGCACCCGCGATCCCGTGCGGACGAAGCTGATCGAGATGCTGCGGGTCAAATTGTCGAGCTACGCCACCGAGGCGTGA
- a CDS encoding tartrate dehydrogenase yields the protein MREYSIAAIPADGIGPEVIAAGTTVLESLAKRIGDVKFNVETFDWGSAYYRKHGVMMPADGLAQLKKFDAIYFGAVGAPDVPDHITLWGLRLPICQGFDQYANVRPTKILPGITSPLRNVGIGDLDWVIVRENSEGEYAGCGGRVHRGLPEEVGTEVAIFTRVGVQRIMRYAFKLAQSRPRKFLTVVTKSNAQRHGMVMWDEIAEEVSKEFPDVSWDKMLVDAMTVRMTLKPQSLDTIVATNLHADILSDLAGALAGSLGVAPTANIDPERRFPSMFEPIHGSAFDITGKGIANPVASFWTAAQMLDHLGESDAATRLMRAVEQVTGAGILTPDVGGTATTQQVTDAVVEAIQSSNI from the coding sequence ATGCGCGAATATTCCATTGCGGCTATCCCGGCCGACGGTATCGGCCCCGAAGTGATCGCCGCCGGCACCACCGTGCTGGAAAGCCTCGCCAAGCGCATCGGCGACGTGAAATTCAACGTCGAAACCTTCGACTGGGGCTCGGCCTATTACCGCAAGCACGGCGTCATGATGCCGGCCGACGGCCTGGCGCAGCTGAAGAAATTCGACGCCATCTATTTCGGCGCGGTCGGCGCGCCCGACGTGCCCGACCACATCACGCTGTGGGGCCTGCGGCTACCGATTTGCCAGGGCTTCGACCAATACGCCAATGTGCGTCCGACCAAGATCCTGCCCGGCATCACCTCGCCGCTGCGTAATGTCGGGATCGGCGATCTCGACTGGGTGATTGTGCGGGAGAACTCCGAAGGTGAGTATGCCGGCTGCGGCGGGCGCGTGCACCGCGGGCTACCGGAAGAAGTCGGCACCGAAGTCGCGATCTTCACCCGCGTCGGCGTGCAGCGGATCATGCGCTACGCGTTCAAACTGGCGCAGTCGCGCCCGCGGAAATTCCTTACGGTCGTCACCAAGTCGAACGCGCAGCGCCATGGCATGGTGATGTGGGACGAGATCGCCGAGGAAGTGTCGAAGGAATTCCCCGATGTCAGCTGGGACAAGATGCTGGTCGATGCCATGACCGTGCGGATGACCCTGAAGCCGCAGAGCCTCGACACCATCGTCGCCACCAACCTGCATGCCGACATCCTGTCGGATCTCGCCGGCGCGCTGGCCGGCAGCCTCGGCGTCGCGCCCACCGCCAATATCGATCCCGAACGCCGTTTCCCCTCGATGTTCGAGCCGATCCACGGCTCGGCCTTCGACATCACCGGCAAGGGCATCGCCAACCCCGTCGCCAGCTTCTGGACCGCAGCCCAGATGCTCGACCATCTCGGCGAGAGCGACGCCGCAACGCGGCTGATGCGGGCGGTGGAGCAGGTCACCGGCGCCGGCATCCTAACGCCGGACGTCGGCGGCACCGCCACCACGCAACAGGTGACCGACGCCGTGGTGGAGGCGATCCAGAGTTCCAACATCTGA
- a CDS encoding tripartite tricarboxylate transporter substrate-binding protein produces the protein MKLNVIAAIAFAVTTCPAYAQTYPSKPITMLVPFAAGGATDTVARVTAVTMSKILGQTIIIENATGAGGTIAAARAARAEPDGYTLLIHHIGISTAATLYRKLPYDTKTAFAPIGLVTNAPMTIIGRPGLPPNTLAELVTYIKANGDKMTFGNAGLGAASHLCGMLFMTAVDKQILPVPYKGNGPVMNDLIAGQIDMTCDQTTNTTGPIAAKLVKSYAITTKTRLASMPDLPTADEAGLKGFEVGAWHGIYAPKGTPDEIVQKLSKTLQQALSDPDLVKRFNDINTEPVAQDQATPAALKATLLSEVDRWAPIIRAANQFAD, from the coding sequence ATGAAGCTGAACGTCATTGCTGCGATCGCATTTGCCGTGACCACCTGTCCCGCCTACGCGCAAACCTACCCCAGCAAGCCGATCACCATGCTGGTGCCGTTTGCCGCCGGCGGCGCGACCGATACGGTGGCGCGGGTCACGGCCGTGACCATGTCGAAGATCCTCGGCCAGACCATCATCATCGAGAACGCCACGGGCGCCGGCGGCACCATCGCCGCGGCGCGGGCCGCACGCGCCGAGCCCGATGGCTACACGCTGCTGATCCATCACATCGGCATCTCGACCGCCGCAACGCTGTATCGCAAGCTGCCTTACGATACCAAGACGGCGTTCGCGCCGATCGGCCTCGTCACCAATGCGCCGATGACCATCATCGGCCGGCCCGGCCTGCCGCCGAACACGCTCGCCGAGCTGGTCACCTACATCAAGGCCAACGGCGACAAGATGACCTTCGGCAATGCCGGGCTCGGTGCCGCCTCGCACCTCTGCGGCATGCTGTTCATGACCGCGGTCGACAAGCAGATCCTGCCGGTGCCCTACAAGGGCAATGGCCCTGTGATGAACGACCTGATCGCCGGGCAGATCGACATGACCTGCGACCAGACCACCAATACCACCGGCCCGATCGCCGCCAAGCTGGTCAAGAGCTACGCCATCACCACCAAAACGCGGCTGGCGTCGATGCCGGACCTGCCGACCGCCGACGAGGCCGGGCTGAAGGGTTTCGAGGTCGGCGCCTGGCACGGCATCTACGCGCCGAAGGGCACACCCGACGAGATCGTCCAGAAACTCTCGAAGACGCTGCAGCAGGCCCTGAGCGATCCCGACCTGGTGAAGCGCTTCAACGACATCAATACCGAGCCCGTCGCGCAGGACCAGGCGACGCCGGCCGCCCTGAAAGCGACCTTGCTCAGCGAAGTCGATCGCTGGGCGCCGATCATCCGGGCGGCGAACCAGTTCGCCGATTAA